Proteins encoded in a region of the Misgurnus anguillicaudatus chromosome 9, ASM2758022v2, whole genome shotgun sequence genome:
- the kiaa1328 gene encoding protein hinderin isoform X4, producing MAVVAKGVHSNGFYWVHDKSDEEQPMVSVTGMNRNTGLKFGSANNTEGKIKRKSSSLHVSTQNSETAMGKSPVQKSISTETKYKLITPAHEPALASLTSGQVLSTVSQAMSKPSLKDLCPEDKRRIANLIQELARVSEEKEESVQKLKDEQENFEKKINQLEQQNQLIVQERESLQQQYRECQELLGLYQQYLSQQQEKLNRSITLLDQSCSHSKVPSSEGTSRRSCCGGQQGNALGGSYLDLTSLGRRADRGGSVARTFNAPTSSSDHNCEVHHSHNHHECSDRRGSDPMCNRKPSTCEAPRLEPMPSHQHHRAENGSLCGAVQTKQATPLGQENWEEKRHHLLLQKKQLEMKREQIQARLALQEEKLLLQNQQLRQSYLHYSKLQQETAADFENRQNGTNCVGQQSSFVVDRGALSSEVREGESQTLQQSVQQPSSDIRSQELAANIQQPAHKRSRDTLPGNVH from the exons ATGGCGGTTGTTGCTAAGGGCGTTCATAGCAATGGATTTTACTGGGTTCATGACA AATCAGATGAGGAGCAGCCCATGGTTTCTGTTACAG GGATGAATCGAAACACAGGTTTAAAGTTTGGCTCAGCAAATAATACAGAGGGAAAGATCAAAAGGAAATCTAGCAGTTTACATGTGTCAACGCAAAACTCGGAGACAGCCATGGGAAAATCTCCAGTTCAGAAGTCTATCTCTACTGAAACCAAATATAAACTTATTACACCTGCACATGAACCAGCCCTGGCATCCCTCACCTCAGGCCAG GTGCTCTCTACGGTTTCCCAAGCCATGAGTAAGCCATCACTGAAAGACCTTTGCCCAGAGGACAAGCGTCGGATTGCTAATCTAATCCAGGAGCTGGCCAG AGTGAGTGAGGAGAAGGAGGAATCTGTACAGAAACTCAAGGATGAACAGGAGAActttgagaaaaaaattaatcagCTGGAGCAACAAAACCAACTCATAGTACAAGAAAGAGAAA GCCTGCAGCAGCAGTACAGAGAGTGTCAGGAGCTGCTGGGACTCTATCAACAGTACCTTTCCCAACAGCAAGAGAAACTCAACAGGTCTATCACCCTGCTCGATCAGTCCTGCTCCCACAGCAAG GTACCAAGCAGCGAGGGGACGTCCAGGAGGTCTTGCTGTGGAGGTCAGCAAGGGAATGCTTTAGGTGGCTCTTACTTGGACTTGACTTCTTTAGGAAGAAGGGCAGATAGAGGTGGATCAGTTGCCAGAACTTTCAACGCTCCCACCAGCAGCTCTGACCACAACTGCGAAGTCCATCACAGTCACAACCATCATGAATGCTCTGATAGGAGAGGCAGTGATCCCATGTGTAACAGGAAACCCTCGACCTGTGAAGCCCCGAGGCTAGAACCCATGCCCTCTCATCAGCACCACAGGGCGGAGAACGGCAGCTTGTGTGGTGCAGTACAAACCAAACAAGCGACCCCTTTAGGTCAGGAGAACTGGGAGGAGAAACGTCATCATCTGCTTCTGCAGAAGAAACAGCTGGAGATGAAGAGAGAGCAAATTCAAGCCAGATTGGCTTTACAGGAAGAGAAACTTTTACTACAGAACCAACAGCTTCGCCAATCTTACCTTCACTACAGCAA GCTTCAGCAAGAAACTGCAGCAGATTTTGAGAATCGTCAAAATGGAACCAACTGTGTTGGTCAACAGTCGAGTTTTGTGGTTGACCGAGGGGCACTCAG cAGTGAAGTAAGAGAGGGAGAATCACAAACTCTGCAGCAAAGTGTTCAACAACCTTCAAGTGATATCCGGTCACAAGAACTCGCAGCAAATATCCAGCAACCTGCACACAAGCGCTCACGTG ATACTTTGCCAGGAAATGTACACTGA
- the kiaa1328 gene encoding protein hinderin isoform X2 has protein sequence MAVVAKGVHSNGFYWVHDKSDEEQPMVSVTGMNRNTGLKFGSANNTEGKIKRKSSSLHVSTQNSETAMGKSPVQKSISTETKYKLITPAHEPALASLTSGQVLSTVSQAMSKPSLKDLCPEDKRRIANLIQELARVSEEKEESVQKLKDEQENFEKKINQLEQQNQLIVQERESLQQQYRECQELLGLYQQYLSQQQEKLNRSITLLDQSCSHSKVPSSEGTSRRSCCGGQQGNALGGSYLDLTSLGRRADRGGSVARTFNAPTSSSDHNCEVHHSHNHHECSDRRGSDPMCNRKPSTCEAPRLEPMPSHQHHRAENGSLCGAVQTKQATPLGQENWEEKRHHLLLQKKQLEMKREQIQARLALQEEKLLLQNQQLRQSYLHYSKLQQETAADFENRQNGTNCVGQQSSFVVDRGALSEVREGESQTLQQSVQQPSSDIRSQELAANIQQPAHKRSREISINRKDMATSPVVPECLRTSALPTIPPLGLPSTPQVSRLDDSLTELLDILSPESNQERYRINPSSQKSFITSSFLQRSLLSPHGSSRTSLLDPEESQILEDIFFIC, from the exons ATGGCGGTTGTTGCTAAGGGCGTTCATAGCAATGGATTTTACTGGGTTCATGACA AATCAGATGAGGAGCAGCCCATGGTTTCTGTTACAG GGATGAATCGAAACACAGGTTTAAAGTTTGGCTCAGCAAATAATACAGAGGGAAAGATCAAAAGGAAATCTAGCAGTTTACATGTGTCAACGCAAAACTCGGAGACAGCCATGGGAAAATCTCCAGTTCAGAAGTCTATCTCTACTGAAACCAAATATAAACTTATTACACCTGCACATGAACCAGCCCTGGCATCCCTCACCTCAGGCCAG GTGCTCTCTACGGTTTCCCAAGCCATGAGTAAGCCATCACTGAAAGACCTTTGCCCAGAGGACAAGCGTCGGATTGCTAATCTAATCCAGGAGCTGGCCAG AGTGAGTGAGGAGAAGGAGGAATCTGTACAGAAACTCAAGGATGAACAGGAGAActttgagaaaaaaattaatcagCTGGAGCAACAAAACCAACTCATAGTACAAGAAAGAGAAA GCCTGCAGCAGCAGTACAGAGAGTGTCAGGAGCTGCTGGGACTCTATCAACAGTACCTTTCCCAACAGCAAGAGAAACTCAACAGGTCTATCACCCTGCTCGATCAGTCCTGCTCCCACAGCAAG GTACCAAGCAGCGAGGGGACGTCCAGGAGGTCTTGCTGTGGAGGTCAGCAAGGGAATGCTTTAGGTGGCTCTTACTTGGACTTGACTTCTTTAGGAAGAAGGGCAGATAGAGGTGGATCAGTTGCCAGAACTTTCAACGCTCCCACCAGCAGCTCTGACCACAACTGCGAAGTCCATCACAGTCACAACCATCATGAATGCTCTGATAGGAGAGGCAGTGATCCCATGTGTAACAGGAAACCCTCGACCTGTGAAGCCCCGAGGCTAGAACCCATGCCCTCTCATCAGCACCACAGGGCGGAGAACGGCAGCTTGTGTGGTGCAGTACAAACCAAACAAGCGACCCCTTTAGGTCAGGAGAACTGGGAGGAGAAACGTCATCATCTGCTTCTGCAGAAGAAACAGCTGGAGATGAAGAGAGAGCAAATTCAAGCCAGATTGGCTTTACAGGAAGAGAAACTTTTACTACAGAACCAACAGCTTCGCCAATCTTACCTTCACTACAGCAA GCTTCAGCAAGAAACTGCAGCAGATTTTGAGAATCGTCAAAATGGAACCAACTGTGTTGGTCAACAGTCGAGTTTTGTGGTTGACCGAGGGGCACTCAG TGAAGTAAGAGAGGGAGAATCACAAACTCTGCAGCAAAGTGTTCAACAACCTTCAAGTGATATCCGGTCACAAGAACTCGCAGCAAATATCCAGCAACCTGCACACAAGCGCTCACGTG AGATCTCCATTAACAGGAAGGATATGGCCACCTCTCCCGTGGTTCCTGAATGCCTCCGGACATCTGCTCTTCCCACAATTCCTCCTCTTGGTCTTCCCAGCACTCCACAGGTCTCTAG GTTGGATGACTCGTTGACTGAACTGTTAGACATTTTAAGCCCTGAATCAAACCAAGAGAGGTACAGAATCAACCCCTCATCCCAGAAGAGTTTCATTACTTCTTCATTCCTCCAGAGGAGCCTTCTGTCACCTCACGGCTCCAGCCGGACCTCGCTGCTTGACCCGGAGGAGAGTCAGATTCTAGAAGACATCTTTTTCATCTGTTGA
- the kiaa1328 gene encoding protein hinderin isoform X5 — MAVVAKGVHSNGFYWVHDKSDEEQPMVSVTGMNRNTGLKFGSANNTEGKIKRKSSSLHVSTQNSETAMGKSPVQKSISTETKYKLITPAHEPALASLTSGQVLSTVSQAMSKPSLKDLCPEDKRRIANLIQELARVSEEKEESVQKLKDEQENFEKKINQLEQQNQLIVQERESLQQQYRECQELLGLYQQYLSQQQEKLNRSITLLDQSCSHSKVPSSEGTSRRSCCGGQQGNALGGSYLDLTSLGRRADRGGSVARTFNAPTSSSDHNCEVHHSHNHHECSDRRGSDPMCNRKPSTCEAPRLEPMPSHQHHRAENGSLCGAVQTKQATPLGQENWEEKRHHLLLQKKQLEMKREQIQARLALQEEKLLLQNQQLRQSYLHYSKLQQETAADFENRQNGTNCVGQQSSFVVDRGALSEVREGESQTLQQSVQQPSSDIRSQELAANIQQPAHKRSRDTLPGNVH, encoded by the exons ATGGCGGTTGTTGCTAAGGGCGTTCATAGCAATGGATTTTACTGGGTTCATGACA AATCAGATGAGGAGCAGCCCATGGTTTCTGTTACAG GGATGAATCGAAACACAGGTTTAAAGTTTGGCTCAGCAAATAATACAGAGGGAAAGATCAAAAGGAAATCTAGCAGTTTACATGTGTCAACGCAAAACTCGGAGACAGCCATGGGAAAATCTCCAGTTCAGAAGTCTATCTCTACTGAAACCAAATATAAACTTATTACACCTGCACATGAACCAGCCCTGGCATCCCTCACCTCAGGCCAG GTGCTCTCTACGGTTTCCCAAGCCATGAGTAAGCCATCACTGAAAGACCTTTGCCCAGAGGACAAGCGTCGGATTGCTAATCTAATCCAGGAGCTGGCCAG AGTGAGTGAGGAGAAGGAGGAATCTGTACAGAAACTCAAGGATGAACAGGAGAActttgagaaaaaaattaatcagCTGGAGCAACAAAACCAACTCATAGTACAAGAAAGAGAAA GCCTGCAGCAGCAGTACAGAGAGTGTCAGGAGCTGCTGGGACTCTATCAACAGTACCTTTCCCAACAGCAAGAGAAACTCAACAGGTCTATCACCCTGCTCGATCAGTCCTGCTCCCACAGCAAG GTACCAAGCAGCGAGGGGACGTCCAGGAGGTCTTGCTGTGGAGGTCAGCAAGGGAATGCTTTAGGTGGCTCTTACTTGGACTTGACTTCTTTAGGAAGAAGGGCAGATAGAGGTGGATCAGTTGCCAGAACTTTCAACGCTCCCACCAGCAGCTCTGACCACAACTGCGAAGTCCATCACAGTCACAACCATCATGAATGCTCTGATAGGAGAGGCAGTGATCCCATGTGTAACAGGAAACCCTCGACCTGTGAAGCCCCGAGGCTAGAACCCATGCCCTCTCATCAGCACCACAGGGCGGAGAACGGCAGCTTGTGTGGTGCAGTACAAACCAAACAAGCGACCCCTTTAGGTCAGGAGAACTGGGAGGAGAAACGTCATCATCTGCTTCTGCAGAAGAAACAGCTGGAGATGAAGAGAGAGCAAATTCAAGCCAGATTGGCTTTACAGGAAGAGAAACTTTTACTACAGAACCAACAGCTTCGCCAATCTTACCTTCACTACAGCAA GCTTCAGCAAGAAACTGCAGCAGATTTTGAGAATCGTCAAAATGGAACCAACTGTGTTGGTCAACAGTCGAGTTTTGTGGTTGACCGAGGGGCACTCAG TGAAGTAAGAGAGGGAGAATCACAAACTCTGCAGCAAAGTGTTCAACAACCTTCAAGTGATATCCGGTCACAAGAACTCGCAGCAAATATCCAGCAACCTGCACACAAGCGCTCACGTG ATACTTTGCCAGGAAATGTACACTGA
- the kiaa1328 gene encoding protein hinderin isoform X1, with translation MAVVAKGVHSNGFYWVHDKSDEEQPMVSVTGMNRNTGLKFGSANNTEGKIKRKSSSLHVSTQNSETAMGKSPVQKSISTETKYKLITPAHEPALASLTSGQVLSTVSQAMSKPSLKDLCPEDKRRIANLIQELARVSEEKEESVQKLKDEQENFEKKINQLEQQNQLIVQERESLQQQYRECQELLGLYQQYLSQQQEKLNRSITLLDQSCSHSKVPSSEGTSRRSCCGGQQGNALGGSYLDLTSLGRRADRGGSVARTFNAPTSSSDHNCEVHHSHNHHECSDRRGSDPMCNRKPSTCEAPRLEPMPSHQHHRAENGSLCGAVQTKQATPLGQENWEEKRHHLLLQKKQLEMKREQIQARLALQEEKLLLQNQQLRQSYLHYSKLQQETAADFENRQNGTNCVGQQSSFVVDRGALSSEVREGESQTLQQSVQQPSSDIRSQELAANIQQPAHKRSREISINRKDMATSPVVPECLRTSALPTIPPLGLPSTPQVSRLDDSLTELLDILSPESNQERYRINPSSQKSFITSSFLQRSLLSPHGSSRTSLLDPEESQILEDIFFIC, from the exons ATGGCGGTTGTTGCTAAGGGCGTTCATAGCAATGGATTTTACTGGGTTCATGACA AATCAGATGAGGAGCAGCCCATGGTTTCTGTTACAG GGATGAATCGAAACACAGGTTTAAAGTTTGGCTCAGCAAATAATACAGAGGGAAAGATCAAAAGGAAATCTAGCAGTTTACATGTGTCAACGCAAAACTCGGAGACAGCCATGGGAAAATCTCCAGTTCAGAAGTCTATCTCTACTGAAACCAAATATAAACTTATTACACCTGCACATGAACCAGCCCTGGCATCCCTCACCTCAGGCCAG GTGCTCTCTACGGTTTCCCAAGCCATGAGTAAGCCATCACTGAAAGACCTTTGCCCAGAGGACAAGCGTCGGATTGCTAATCTAATCCAGGAGCTGGCCAG AGTGAGTGAGGAGAAGGAGGAATCTGTACAGAAACTCAAGGATGAACAGGAGAActttgagaaaaaaattaatcagCTGGAGCAACAAAACCAACTCATAGTACAAGAAAGAGAAA GCCTGCAGCAGCAGTACAGAGAGTGTCAGGAGCTGCTGGGACTCTATCAACAGTACCTTTCCCAACAGCAAGAGAAACTCAACAGGTCTATCACCCTGCTCGATCAGTCCTGCTCCCACAGCAAG GTACCAAGCAGCGAGGGGACGTCCAGGAGGTCTTGCTGTGGAGGTCAGCAAGGGAATGCTTTAGGTGGCTCTTACTTGGACTTGACTTCTTTAGGAAGAAGGGCAGATAGAGGTGGATCAGTTGCCAGAACTTTCAACGCTCCCACCAGCAGCTCTGACCACAACTGCGAAGTCCATCACAGTCACAACCATCATGAATGCTCTGATAGGAGAGGCAGTGATCCCATGTGTAACAGGAAACCCTCGACCTGTGAAGCCCCGAGGCTAGAACCCATGCCCTCTCATCAGCACCACAGGGCGGAGAACGGCAGCTTGTGTGGTGCAGTACAAACCAAACAAGCGACCCCTTTAGGTCAGGAGAACTGGGAGGAGAAACGTCATCATCTGCTTCTGCAGAAGAAACAGCTGGAGATGAAGAGAGAGCAAATTCAAGCCAGATTGGCTTTACAGGAAGAGAAACTTTTACTACAGAACCAACAGCTTCGCCAATCTTACCTTCACTACAGCAA GCTTCAGCAAGAAACTGCAGCAGATTTTGAGAATCGTCAAAATGGAACCAACTGTGTTGGTCAACAGTCGAGTTTTGTGGTTGACCGAGGGGCACTCAG cAGTGAAGTAAGAGAGGGAGAATCACAAACTCTGCAGCAAAGTGTTCAACAACCTTCAAGTGATATCCGGTCACAAGAACTCGCAGCAAATATCCAGCAACCTGCACACAAGCGCTCACGTG AGATCTCCATTAACAGGAAGGATATGGCCACCTCTCCCGTGGTTCCTGAATGCCTCCGGACATCTGCTCTTCCCACAATTCCTCCTCTTGGTCTTCCCAGCACTCCACAGGTCTCTAG GTTGGATGACTCGTTGACTGAACTGTTAGACATTTTAAGCCCTGAATCAAACCAAGAGAGGTACAGAATCAACCCCTCATCCCAGAAGAGTTTCATTACTTCTTCATTCCTCCAGAGGAGCCTTCTGTCACCTCACGGCTCCAGCCGGACCTCGCTGCTTGACCCGGAGGAGAGTCAGATTCTAGAAGACATCTTTTTCATCTGTTGA
- the kiaa1328 gene encoding protein hinderin isoform X3: MAVVAKGVHSNGFYWVHDNEEQPMVSVTGMNRNTGLKFGSANNTEGKIKRKSSSLHVSTQNSETAMGKSPVQKSISTETKYKLITPAHEPALASLTSGQVLSTVSQAMSKPSLKDLCPEDKRRIANLIQELARVSEEKEESVQKLKDEQENFEKKINQLEQQNQLIVQERESLQQQYRECQELLGLYQQYLSQQQEKLNRSITLLDQSCSHSKVPSSEGTSRRSCCGGQQGNALGGSYLDLTSLGRRADRGGSVARTFNAPTSSSDHNCEVHHSHNHHECSDRRGSDPMCNRKPSTCEAPRLEPMPSHQHHRAENGSLCGAVQTKQATPLGQENWEEKRHHLLLQKKQLEMKREQIQARLALQEEKLLLQNQQLRQSYLHYSKLQQETAADFENRQNGTNCVGQQSSFVVDRGALSSEVREGESQTLQQSVQQPSSDIRSQELAANIQQPAHKRSREISINRKDMATSPVVPECLRTSALPTIPPLGLPSTPQVSRLDDSLTELLDILSPESNQERYRINPSSQKSFITSSFLQRSLLSPHGSSRTSLLDPEESQILEDIFFIC, from the exons ATGGCGGTTGTTGCTAAGGGCGTTCATAGCAATGGATTTTACTGGGTTCATGACA ATGAGGAGCAGCCCATGGTTTCTGTTACAG GGATGAATCGAAACACAGGTTTAAAGTTTGGCTCAGCAAATAATACAGAGGGAAAGATCAAAAGGAAATCTAGCAGTTTACATGTGTCAACGCAAAACTCGGAGACAGCCATGGGAAAATCTCCAGTTCAGAAGTCTATCTCTACTGAAACCAAATATAAACTTATTACACCTGCACATGAACCAGCCCTGGCATCCCTCACCTCAGGCCAG GTGCTCTCTACGGTTTCCCAAGCCATGAGTAAGCCATCACTGAAAGACCTTTGCCCAGAGGACAAGCGTCGGATTGCTAATCTAATCCAGGAGCTGGCCAG AGTGAGTGAGGAGAAGGAGGAATCTGTACAGAAACTCAAGGATGAACAGGAGAActttgagaaaaaaattaatcagCTGGAGCAACAAAACCAACTCATAGTACAAGAAAGAGAAA GCCTGCAGCAGCAGTACAGAGAGTGTCAGGAGCTGCTGGGACTCTATCAACAGTACCTTTCCCAACAGCAAGAGAAACTCAACAGGTCTATCACCCTGCTCGATCAGTCCTGCTCCCACAGCAAG GTACCAAGCAGCGAGGGGACGTCCAGGAGGTCTTGCTGTGGAGGTCAGCAAGGGAATGCTTTAGGTGGCTCTTACTTGGACTTGACTTCTTTAGGAAGAAGGGCAGATAGAGGTGGATCAGTTGCCAGAACTTTCAACGCTCCCACCAGCAGCTCTGACCACAACTGCGAAGTCCATCACAGTCACAACCATCATGAATGCTCTGATAGGAGAGGCAGTGATCCCATGTGTAACAGGAAACCCTCGACCTGTGAAGCCCCGAGGCTAGAACCCATGCCCTCTCATCAGCACCACAGGGCGGAGAACGGCAGCTTGTGTGGTGCAGTACAAACCAAACAAGCGACCCCTTTAGGTCAGGAGAACTGGGAGGAGAAACGTCATCATCTGCTTCTGCAGAAGAAACAGCTGGAGATGAAGAGAGAGCAAATTCAAGCCAGATTGGCTTTACAGGAAGAGAAACTTTTACTACAGAACCAACAGCTTCGCCAATCTTACCTTCACTACAGCAA GCTTCAGCAAGAAACTGCAGCAGATTTTGAGAATCGTCAAAATGGAACCAACTGTGTTGGTCAACAGTCGAGTTTTGTGGTTGACCGAGGGGCACTCAG cAGTGAAGTAAGAGAGGGAGAATCACAAACTCTGCAGCAAAGTGTTCAACAACCTTCAAGTGATATCCGGTCACAAGAACTCGCAGCAAATATCCAGCAACCTGCACACAAGCGCTCACGTG AGATCTCCATTAACAGGAAGGATATGGCCACCTCTCCCGTGGTTCCTGAATGCCTCCGGACATCTGCTCTTCCCACAATTCCTCCTCTTGGTCTTCCCAGCACTCCACAGGTCTCTAG GTTGGATGACTCGTTGACTGAACTGTTAGACATTTTAAGCCCTGAATCAAACCAAGAGAGGTACAGAATCAACCCCTCATCCCAGAAGAGTTTCATTACTTCTTCATTCCTCCAGAGGAGCCTTCTGTCACCTCACGGCTCCAGCCGGACCTCGCTGCTTGACCCGGAGGAGAGTCAGATTCTAGAAGACATCTTTTTCATCTGTTGA